From Polyangium spumosum, a single genomic window includes:
- a CDS encoding outer membrane protein assembly factor BamD — translation MMDPERLVDGDDLGAELLRSARALDATRARERRAALIGAAAGLGAIAATKATSAGTTGAAAKGLLQGAFAKWLVLTIGASALGIGVVLGVAGGDGRVPVGASRFAPALGERRLPAAAEPIPERAVETEAIVEVQVDPEPTPAAATPPARGKRAPRAPAPSASADRAARLAAELQALRVAREALASGDGARALGALDDYDARFPRGHLALEAEVLRIEALSRAGDVSAAARARRFLEAHPQSPYAERLRALAGEGASIP, via the coding sequence ATGATGGATCCCGAGCGACTCGTCGACGGCGACGACCTGGGGGCCGAGCTCTTGCGCTCGGCCCGCGCGCTCGACGCGACACGCGCCCGCGAGCGCAGAGCCGCCTTGATCGGCGCCGCCGCAGGCCTCGGCGCGATCGCCGCGACGAAGGCCACCTCGGCCGGGACGACCGGCGCGGCCGCGAAGGGTCTCCTGCAAGGCGCGTTCGCCAAATGGCTCGTGCTCACGATCGGCGCCTCCGCGCTGGGCATCGGCGTCGTGCTCGGCGTCGCGGGCGGCGACGGGCGCGTCCCCGTGGGCGCGAGCCGCTTCGCGCCGGCCCTCGGCGAACGCAGGCTCCCGGCCGCCGCGGAGCCGATCCCCGAACGAGCCGTCGAAACCGAGGCCATCGTCGAGGTGCAGGTGGACCCGGAGCCCACGCCCGCCGCGGCGACACCTCCCGCCAGGGGAAAACGCGCCCCGAGGGCGCCCGCCCCGAGCGCGTCGGCCGACCGCGCCGCGCGCCTCGCCGCGGAGCTCCAGGCGCTCCGGGTGGCGCGGGAAGCGCTCGCCTCCGGCGACGGCGCCCGCGCCCTCGGCGCGCTCGACGACTACGACGCGCGTTTCCCCCGCGGCCACCTCGCCCTCGAGGCCGAGGTCCTCCGCATCGAGGCCCTCTCGCGCGCGGGGGACGTCTCGGCCGCCGCCCGCGCCCGCCGCTTCCTCGAGGCGCACCCGCAGAGCCCTTATGCCGAACGCCTGCGCGCCCTCGCGGGAGAGGGCGCGTCGATTCCGTGA
- a CDS encoding choice-of-anchor L domain-containing protein, whose protein sequence is MRLGPALLSLLPPLVAVAAACGNFVSLGGGAGSGGAGGGPDPGDTATSSSGEPVTTSSTASTASTGAGGSGAGGEGGALPDGGDPPDAGSGGATSPCDEELANDDADPFHAARAIELCTVAESPDDPGLHEARWVLPDGAPIPTGYDVQYALGHGLYEAFGPNVSPRAGKRMLALSSGAARRPGEPGYLPPNAGYAKGYAHAAPEGFPKPSPACPGSTTGQPHDGVALEVTLRAPNGAVGFAFEFSYYTAEFPIFACTTFNDAFVALLSPTPPGQTDGNISFDGVGNVISVNNVFLEVCTCQDGPPCSAGGTLYPCSLGPSALLGTGYETQHGATGWLTTRAPMQGGELFTLRFAVYDSGDAVLDSATLVDHFRWISTGEPVVETYRPVPP, encoded by the coding sequence ATGCGCCTCGGCCCCGCTCTGCTCTCCCTCCTGCCTCCGCTCGTCGCCGTCGCGGCGGCCTGCGGCAATTTCGTGTCGCTCGGCGGCGGCGCAGGCAGCGGGGGAGCGGGCGGCGGACCGGATCCGGGGGACACGGCGACGAGCAGCAGCGGCGAGCCCGTGACCACGAGCTCCACGGCCAGCACGGCCAGCACGGGCGCCGGCGGCAGCGGCGCAGGCGGCGAGGGAGGCGCGCTGCCGGACGGAGGCGATCCGCCGGACGCAGGCAGCGGCGGCGCGACCTCGCCTTGTGACGAGGAGCTCGCGAACGACGACGCGGATCCTTTTCACGCGGCGCGCGCCATCGAGTTGTGCACCGTGGCCGAGAGCCCGGACGACCCGGGCCTGCACGAGGCTCGGTGGGTGCTGCCCGACGGCGCGCCGATCCCCACGGGGTACGACGTGCAATACGCGCTCGGTCACGGCCTCTACGAGGCCTTCGGCCCGAACGTGTCGCCACGCGCCGGCAAGCGAATGCTCGCCCTCTCGAGCGGCGCAGCCCGCCGCCCGGGGGAGCCCGGCTACCTGCCCCCGAACGCCGGTTATGCCAAGGGGTACGCGCACGCCGCGCCGGAGGGGTTTCCCAAGCCCTCGCCGGCCTGCCCCGGCAGCACCACCGGCCAGCCCCACGACGGCGTGGCCCTCGAGGTGACATTACGCGCGCCAAACGGCGCCGTCGGCTTCGCATTCGAGTTCAGCTATTACACGGCCGAATTCCCGATCTTCGCCTGCACGACCTTCAACGACGCCTTCGTCGCCCTGCTCTCGCCGACGCCGCCCGGGCAGACCGACGGCAACATCTCGTTCGACGGCGTGGGCAACGTCATCAGCGTCAACAACGTGTTCCTGGAGGTCTGCACCTGCCAGGACGGCCCGCCCTGCAGCGCCGGCGGCACGCTTTATCCGTGCAGCCTCGGCCCGAGCGCGCTCCTCGGGACGGGTTACGAGACGCAGCACGGCGCCACGGGCTGGCTCACGACCCGAGCGCCGATGCAGGGCGGAGAGCTGTTCACCTTGCGGTTTGCCGTGTACGACTCCGGCGACGCCGTCCTCGACAGCGCCACGCTCGTCGACCATTTCCGCTGGAT
- a CDS encoding PAS domain-containing protein translates to MSNSTVPGPFVFLSSRAPEMSAAITRDALDELPMLAKAGAAEAAAWAEAAVGVALRALDGAAGLEALGAHVLSLAAKGAPAEEVGRALALCRRHFLRACVRALPEVPGAAEGIERLSACFDVASEALLQHYAALATSGHDATVHRQNLDRLERSRAEVQAILDNAPIVVFVKDLDGVFTFSNRQFDENCNLPRGWILGKRDGDFLPPETVKQNRDNDALALAAGRPLESEEIIPTAEGTRIYMVSKFPLFNTNGEPYAVCGVSLDITARKQAEEERAQLAKDIIDAQHVALRALSTPLLPIARGVVLMPLIGAIDATRAALVLETLLDGVGAHQAEVAILDITGLREVDADVASGIVQAAQAAALLGAEVVLTGVRPAAARALIELGVDMRGLKTLSTLQQGVTYAITRSRARAR, encoded by the coding sequence ATGAGCAATTCCACGGTCCCCGGGCCCTTCGTTTTTCTTTCGAGCAGGGCGCCCGAGATGAGCGCCGCGATCACGCGGGACGCCCTGGACGAGCTCCCGATGCTCGCGAAGGCAGGGGCGGCCGAGGCCGCGGCGTGGGCCGAGGCGGCCGTCGGCGTGGCCCTGCGCGCGCTCGACGGCGCGGCGGGGCTCGAGGCGCTCGGGGCGCATGTCCTCTCCCTCGCGGCGAAGGGCGCCCCGGCCGAGGAGGTCGGCCGCGCCCTCGCCCTCTGCCGTCGCCATTTCCTGCGCGCTTGCGTGCGAGCCCTGCCCGAGGTCCCCGGCGCGGCCGAGGGGATCGAGCGCCTCTCCGCGTGCTTCGACGTGGCCTCCGAGGCCCTCCTCCAGCACTACGCCGCGCTCGCCACGAGCGGCCACGACGCCACCGTGCACCGGCAGAACCTCGACCGGCTCGAGCGGAGCCGCGCCGAGGTGCAGGCCATCCTCGACAACGCGCCCATCGTCGTCTTCGTCAAGGACCTCGACGGCGTGTTCACCTTCTCGAACCGCCAGTTCGACGAGAACTGCAACCTCCCCCGCGGGTGGATCCTCGGCAAGCGGGACGGGGATTTCCTCCCGCCCGAGACCGTGAAGCAGAACCGCGACAACGACGCGTTGGCCCTCGCGGCGGGCCGACCGCTCGAGAGTGAGGAGATCATCCCCACCGCGGAGGGCACCCGCATCTACATGGTCTCGAAGTTCCCGCTCTTCAATACGAACGGGGAGCCGTACGCCGTCTGCGGTGTTTCCCTCGACATCACCGCGCGCAAGCAGGCCGAGGAGGAGCGGGCGCAGCTCGCCAAGGACATCATCGACGCGCAACACGTGGCGCTGCGGGCGCTCTCGACGCCGCTCCTGCCGATCGCGCGCGGGGTCGTCCTGATGCCGCTCATCGGGGCCATCGACGCGACGCGGGCGGCGCTCGTTCTGGAGACGTTGCTCGACGGCGTGGGCGCGCATCAGGCCGAGGTCGCGATCCTCGACATCACGGGCCTGCGCGAGGTCGACGCGGACGTGGCGAGCGGCATCGTGCAGGCGGCGCAGGCCGCGGCGCTGCTCGGCGCGGAGGTGGTGCTCACGGGCGTGCGGCCGGCGGCGGCGCGCGCGCTCATCGAGCTCGGCGTCGACATGCGTGGCCTCAAGACGCTGAGCACGCTGCAGCAGGGCGTGACCTACGCGATCACGCGATCTCGCGCCCGCGCCCGCTGA
- a CDS encoding RNA polymerase sigma factor, with protein sequence MTTVGTTQEGGEGVEWSLASPLEVDPPSSEAAARFRAIRDEHFEFVWRSVRRLGVPDADVDDAAQQVFIVASRRLDEIAAGSERSFLFGTAMRVAMQVRRTLRRRSEVSLSDDAAEGPPLDPPDAGPDAEELLAQRRARALLDEVLETLPLDVRAVFVLFELEEMRVPEIASLLGIPLGTAASRLRRGRELFQEGLARVQARKKRSIR encoded by the coding sequence ATGACGACCGTGGGGACCACGCAGGAAGGCGGCGAGGGGGTCGAGTGGTCCCTCGCGTCGCCCCTCGAGGTCGACCCGCCCTCCTCCGAGGCCGCCGCGCGCTTCCGGGCCATCCGGGACGAGCACTTCGAGTTCGTCTGGCGATCGGTCCGCCGCCTCGGCGTGCCCGACGCCGACGTGGACGACGCCGCGCAGCAGGTCTTCATCGTGGCGAGCCGGCGGCTCGACGAGATCGCCGCGGGCAGCGAGCGGTCCTTCCTCTTCGGGACGGCGATGCGCGTCGCCATGCAGGTCCGGCGGACCCTGCGGCGCCGGAGCGAGGTCTCGCTCTCCGACGACGCCGCCGAGGGCCCGCCGCTCGACCCGCCCGACGCCGGTCCCGACGCCGAGGAGCTGCTCGCGCAGCGCCGCGCGCGCGCGCTGCTCGACGAGGTGCTGGAGACGTTGCCGCTCGACGTGCGCGCGGTCTTCGTCCTCTTCGAGCTCGAAGAGATGAGGGTCCCCGAGATCGCGAGCCTGCTCGGGATCCCGCTCGGGACGGCGGCTTCCCGGCTGCGCCGCGGACGCGAGCTCTTCCAGGAGGGGCTCGCGCGTGTGCAGGCGCGCAAGAAACGGAGCATTCGATGA
- a CDS encoding PAS domain-containing protein: MRDRTATGYLASLSGQAREISVAICQDAAEQIPRLARAGTAEVAAWSEAAVAAALRVVSGEAGAEALVAHFVAFGDEGAAADEVLRAVTLCRRHLLRASLRALPEVAGAAEEIERLSASFDAAYEAVGRYYAALAAARCRDGSARFRGLVNAIGSVIVVIDVDGKVIDWNGDAERVYGVPREEALGKDYFEAFLPPEAHEAVRADMHKVLAGEPTKNFENPVVSRDGTVRLLQWNVDRILDGEGRPAAFVASGYDITEHRQNRDRLEQSRGEVQAILDNAPIVVFVKDLEGVYTFSNYLCDALFGFEPRWMVGKRDADFLPPETVKQNRDNDAAALAAGRAVESEELIPTTDGSRIYMVSKFPLVDAGGAPYAVCGIALDITARKQAEEDRARLARDIIDAQHVALRALSTPLLPIARGVVLMPLIGAMDAARAALVLETLLDGVGAHRAEAAILDITGLHEIDAEVATGLVQAAQAAALLGAEVVLTGVRPAAARTLIELGVDMRGIKTLSSLQQGVTYAITRSSRARPPARSS; encoded by the coding sequence ATGCGTGACCGTACGGCCACCGGGTATCTCGCGTCCCTCTCGGGTCAGGCGCGCGAGATCAGCGTCGCCATTTGCCAGGACGCCGCGGAGCAGATCCCGCGGCTCGCGAGGGCCGGGACGGCGGAGGTGGCGGCGTGGTCCGAGGCGGCCGTCGCCGCAGCCCTGCGCGTGGTCTCGGGCGAGGCAGGGGCCGAGGCGCTCGTCGCCCATTTCGTGGCCTTCGGGGATGAAGGCGCCGCGGCCGACGAGGTCCTCCGCGCCGTCACCCTCTGCCGGCGCCATCTGCTGCGCGCTTCGCTGCGCGCCCTGCCCGAGGTCGCGGGCGCCGCCGAGGAGATCGAGCGCCTCTCCGCGAGCTTCGACGCGGCCTACGAGGCCGTCGGGAGGTACTACGCCGCCCTCGCCGCGGCGCGGTGCCGGGACGGGTCGGCGCGCTTCCGCGGCCTGGTGAACGCGATCGGCAGCGTCATCGTGGTCATCGACGTGGACGGCAAGGTCATCGACTGGAATGGCGACGCCGAGCGCGTGTACGGCGTCCCCCGCGAGGAGGCGCTCGGCAAGGATTATTTCGAGGCCTTCCTGCCGCCCGAGGCCCACGAGGCCGTGCGGGCCGACATGCACAAGGTGCTCGCGGGCGAGCCGACGAAGAACTTCGAGAACCCGGTCGTCTCGCGCGACGGGACGGTGCGGCTCCTGCAATGGAACGTCGATCGTATCCTCGACGGCGAGGGCCGGCCCGCGGCGTTCGTGGCGAGCGGATACGACATCACCGAGCACCGGCAGAACCGCGACCGGCTCGAGCAGAGCCGCGGCGAGGTCCAGGCCATCCTCGACAACGCGCCCATCGTCGTGTTCGTCAAGGACCTCGAGGGGGTCTACACCTTCTCGAACTACCTGTGCGACGCGCTCTTCGGCTTCGAGCCGAGGTGGATGGTCGGAAAACGCGACGCCGATTTCCTCCCGCCCGAGACCGTGAAGCAAAACCGCGACAATGACGCGGCGGCCCTCGCGGCGGGACGAGCGGTCGAGAGTGAGGAGCTCATCCCCACCACGGACGGCTCCCGCATCTACATGGTCTCGAAGTTCCCCCTCGTCGACGCGGGCGGGGCTCCGTACGCCGTCTGCGGGATCGCCCTCGACATCACCGCGCGCAAGCAGGCCGAGGAGGACCGGGCGCGGCTCGCCCGGGACATCATCGACGCGCAACACGTGGCGCTGCGGGCCCTGTCGACGCCGCTCTTGCCGATCGCGCGTGGGGTCGTGCTCATGCCGCTCATCGGGGCCATGGACGCGGCGCGGGCGGCGCTCGTGCTGGAGACGTTGCTCGACGGCGTGGGCGCGCACCGGGCGGAGGCCGCGATCCTCGACATCACGGGCCTGCACGAGATCGACGCCGAGGTGGCGACGGGCCTCGTGCAGGCGGCGCAGGCCGCGGCGCTGCTCGGCGCGGAGGTGGTGCTGACGGGCGTGCGGCCGGCGGCGGCGCGTACGCTCATCGAGCTCGGCGTCGACATGCGCGGCATCAAGACCCTGAGCTCCCTGCAGCAGGGCGTGACCTACGCGATCACGCGGTCATCCCGCGCGCGCCCGCCCGCTCGTTCGTCTTGA
- a CDS encoding choice-of-anchor L domain-containing protein, translated as MQNRLPLSSLALSFASLLALAACGGTVAGGGGDGAGGTGNTPDPDTSSSSSGSPTSGPGGNGGAGGAGGAGGAGGDGGSSSSTGGSGGAGGVPVDDFGPPQCDANLVLDDADPYSAAKAIELCKTASDPNGWGLMEAKWVLPDGSPITEGFEQVYALGHGIFDSFGPNVGTRKGDRMLGLSTGAARRPNDPDHHSPYSGFAKSYGHGAPEGFPKPSPACSGVTTGDPYDGVALEVTVRAPNAAHAFAFDFTYYTAEYPAFTCTTFNDAFVALLSPTPAGQSDDNISFDNLGNIISVNNVFLEVCNNNCPLGGGALVGTGFDVQNNGATGWLTTTAPVNGGDVFTLRFATYDSGDAILDSTTLVDNFRWTVVPNSAVNTSRPTE; from the coding sequence ATGCAAAATCGATTGCCTCTTTCCTCCCTCGCGCTCTCCTTCGCCTCCTTGCTCGCGCTCGCCGCATGCGGCGGCACCGTCGCGGGCGGCGGCGGCGACGGTGCCGGCGGCACCGGCAATACCCCCGATCCCGACACCTCCAGCAGCAGCTCGGGCAGCCCGACCTCGGGCCCCGGCGGAAATGGTGGCGCGGGTGGCGCGGGCGGCGCGGGTGGCGCGGGCGGAGACGGCGGCAGCAGCAGCAGCACGGGCGGCAGCGGCGGCGCGGGCGGTGTTCCCGTCGACGATTTCGGCCCGCCCCAATGCGACGCGAACCTCGTCCTCGACGACGCCGATCCGTACAGCGCCGCCAAGGCCATCGAGCTCTGCAAGACGGCGTCCGACCCGAATGGATGGGGCCTCATGGAAGCCAAGTGGGTCCTGCCCGACGGCTCGCCCATCACGGAGGGCTTCGAGCAAGTCTATGCGCTCGGCCACGGCATCTTCGACTCGTTCGGCCCGAACGTGGGCACGCGCAAGGGCGACCGCATGCTCGGCCTCTCCACCGGCGCCGCCCGACGCCCGAACGATCCCGACCACCATTCCCCGTACAGCGGCTTCGCCAAGAGCTACGGGCACGGCGCGCCCGAGGGCTTCCCCAAGCCCTCGCCGGCTTGCTCCGGCGTCACCACCGGCGATCCCTACGACGGCGTCGCCCTCGAGGTGACGGTCCGCGCGCCAAACGCCGCGCATGCCTTCGCCTTCGACTTCACCTACTACACCGCCGAGTACCCGGCCTTCACCTGCACGACCTTCAACGACGCCTTCGTCGCCCTGCTCTCGCCGACGCCCGCGGGCCAGAGCGACGACAACATCTCGTTCGACAACCTCGGCAACATCATCAGCGTGAACAACGTCTTCCTCGAGGTCTGCAACAACAACTGCCCGCTCGGCGGCGGCGCGCTCGTGGGCACGGGCTTCGACGTCCAGAACAACGGCGCCACGGGCTGGCTCACCACGACCGCGCCCGTGAACGGCGGCGACGTCTTCACCTTGCGCTTCGCCACGTACGACTCGGGCGACGCGATCCTCGACAGCACCACGCTGGTCGACAACTTCCGCTGGACCGTCGTGCCCAACAGCGCGGTGAACACCTCCCGCCCGACGGAGTGA
- a CDS encoding alkaline phosphatase D family protein, producing MDAPLPISGAYFTTFGTLHLEARGARVTGKYTHQDGSVSGTLHGSTVRGTWAQKGNSSEGTFTWEFHRGANGFRGTWEGGGSGAWDGVRLELAPVDRGGFPGGWNSYPEGPLLAGPMIGEVSERDARLWVQARCTSPVSLVVATPDGEVCRMQKTPAWSEWLCQTYHVEGLRPGVPYTYWFESTHGRTKARPLPLAPPREARAARIAFGSCLCFYHQNELPILDAITRDAPACLAMIGDNTYYYGFDWQSEHTMMLAQLRARNNDAFRRLVSAVPTLGVWDDHDFGPNDADNRFSGKQMALRAFRRMWANANWGAQGIEGIFSSARVGPAEIFLLDSRWHRNQPNHTLLGEAQLVWLVEALARSTAPVKIIASPTQVLADAAVAKEWECFRRDAPRELEGLLGEIEARDIRGVVFVSGDLHMANLFHQEGRDLHGRRGPEWWELTTSPLANDPWMEPIAGKDRYLVTEIIDRCNYGIVDVDLDRAGSEVVLVCKDERGDVLFDQPIALSTLAVRR from the coding sequence ATGGATGCACCGCTTCCCATTTCGGGCGCCTATTTCACGACCTTCGGCACGTTGCACCTCGAGGCGCGCGGCGCGCGGGTCACGGGCAAGTATACCCATCAGGACGGCTCCGTCTCGGGCACATTACACGGCAGCACCGTGCGCGGCACGTGGGCGCAAAAGGGCAATTCGAGCGAAGGGACGTTCACGTGGGAGTTCCATCGCGGCGCCAATGGCTTCCGCGGCACCTGGGAGGGCGGCGGCAGCGGCGCCTGGGACGGCGTGCGGCTCGAGCTCGCGCCCGTGGATCGGGGCGGTTTCCCCGGCGGATGGAACAGCTACCCGGAGGGCCCGCTGCTCGCCGGCCCGATGATCGGCGAGGTCTCCGAGCGCGACGCGCGCCTCTGGGTCCAGGCCCGCTGCACCTCCCCCGTCTCCCTCGTGGTCGCGACGCCCGACGGCGAGGTCTGTCGGATGCAGAAGACGCCCGCGTGGAGTGAATGGCTCTGCCAGACCTATCACGTCGAGGGCCTGCGCCCGGGCGTCCCGTACACGTATTGGTTCGAGAGCACGCACGGCCGGACGAAGGCCCGTCCCCTGCCCCTCGCGCCGCCCCGCGAGGCGCGCGCCGCGCGGATCGCCTTCGGCTCGTGCCTCTGCTTCTACCATCAGAACGAGCTGCCGATCCTCGACGCGATCACGCGCGACGCGCCGGCTTGCCTCGCGATGATCGGCGACAACACCTATTATTACGGCTTCGACTGGCAGAGCGAGCACACGATGATGCTCGCCCAGCTCCGCGCCCGGAACAACGACGCGTTCCGGCGCCTCGTCTCCGCCGTGCCCACGCTCGGCGTCTGGGACGATCATGATTTTGGCCCCAATGACGCCGACAATCGTTTCTCCGGCAAACAGATGGCCCTGCGCGCCTTCCGGCGCATGTGGGCGAACGCGAACTGGGGCGCGCAGGGGATCGAGGGTATCTTCTCCTCGGCGCGCGTGGGCCCGGCCGAGATCTTCCTCCTCGACAGCCGCTGGCACAGGAACCAGCCCAATCACACCCTTCTCGGCGAGGCGCAGCTCGTCTGGCTCGTCGAGGCCCTCGCCCGGAGCACGGCGCCCGTCAAGATCATCGCCTCGCCGACGCAGGTGCTCGCGGACGCCGCCGTCGCGAAGGAATGGGAGTGCTTCCGCCGCGACGCGCCCCGCGAGCTCGAGGGGCTGCTCGGCGAGATCGAGGCGCGCGACATCCGCGGCGTGGTCTTCGTCAGCGGCGATCTGCACATGGCGAACCTCTTCCACCAGGAGGGCCGCGATCTGCACGGGCGCCGCGGGCCCGAATGGTGGGAGCTCACGACGAGCCCGCTCGCGAACGATCCCTGGATGGAGCCGATCGCCGGCAAAGATCGATACCTCGTCACCGAGATCATCGACCGCTGCAATTACGGGATCGTCGACGTCGATCTCGATCGCGCGGGCTCCGAGGTGGTGCTCGTCTGCAAGGACGAGCGAGGGGATGTGCTCTTCGACCAGCCGATCGCGCTCTCCACGCTCGCCGTGCGGCGTTAA